Proteins encoded in a region of the Paenibacillus pedocola genome:
- a CDS encoding glycosyltransferase family 2 protein translates to MKARYSVIVPMYNEEEVIQHTYERLRKVMDECGDSYELVFVNDGSRDRTAEIMRGISSRDEHVKLIDFSRNFGHQVAITAGMDYAEGQAVVVIDADLQDPPEVILQMIAKWKEGYEVVYAKRLKRHGETLFKKVTAKLFYRLLSSMTSVEIPTDTGDFRLIDRKVCDVLRGLKEKNRYVRGLVSWVGFRQTMVEYVREERFAGETKYPLKKMIRFALDGITSFSHKPLKIASYIGFFLSFSSFLYLFFVLFQKLFTSWTVPGWASIVGVNLLFNGIVLMLLGVIGEYIGRIYDESKDRPLYIVRETKGYRDGEHDEMREDNDDGR, encoded by the coding sequence GTGAAAGCCAGATACAGTGTAATTGTCCCGATGTACAATGAGGAGGAGGTCATTCAGCATACGTATGAACGTCTCCGAAAAGTAATGGACGAATGCGGCGATTCCTATGAGCTGGTCTTCGTCAACGATGGCAGCCGGGACCGTACAGCTGAGATTATGCGCGGTATCAGCAGCCGGGACGAACATGTCAAGCTGATTGACTTCTCGCGCAATTTCGGCCATCAGGTCGCTATTACGGCCGGGATGGATTATGCCGAGGGGCAAGCGGTGGTTGTCATTGATGCGGATCTTCAGGACCCGCCTGAGGTCATTTTGCAGATGATCGCCAAGTGGAAAGAGGGCTATGAGGTAGTCTACGCCAAGCGGCTTAAGCGCCATGGGGAGACACTGTTCAAAAAAGTGACCGCCAAGCTCTTCTACCGTTTGCTCAGCAGCATGACGAGCGTTGAGATTCCTACGGATACCGGCGACTTCCGGCTGATTGACCGCAAAGTATGCGATGTGCTGCGTGGACTGAAGGAGAAGAATCGTTATGTCAGAGGTCTGGTGAGCTGGGTGGGCTTCCGGCAGACGATGGTTGAATATGTACGGGAGGAGCGGTTCGCCGGAGAGACTAAGTACCCGCTGAAGAAAATGATCCGGTTTGCGCTCGACGGCATCACCTCCTTTTCACATAAGCCGCTCAAAATAGCCTCATATATAGGCTTTTTCCTGTCCTTCTCCAGCTTCCTGTACCTGTTCTTTGTATTGTTTCAAAAGTTATTTACTTCCTGGACGGTTCCCGGCTGGGCTTCCATAGTGGGTGTCAATTTACTATTTAACGGTATCGTGCTGATGCTGCTTGGGGTAATCGGAGAATATATCGGACGTATTTATGATGAATCCAAGGATAGACCGCTCTATATCGTGCGCGAAACCAAAGGCTACCGTGACGGAGAGCATGATGAAATGCGAGAGGACAATGACGATGGCAGATAA
- a CDS encoding GtrA family protein — protein MADKRLNAGVIQFLKFNAVGLLNTLIDFAVFTLLHSLGMINTPAQIISYSAGTANSFFWNKKVTFRDRDAVKAGSDRLQLVKFIVLNLVVLGISVLLMHLLTDSFGLQVLIAKVLVTFVTVIINFFGSRMWVF, from the coding sequence ATGGCAGATAAGAGGCTGAACGCGGGGGTTATCCAGTTTTTAAAATTCAATGCCGTAGGGCTGCTGAATACGCTGATTGATTTTGCAGTATTTACCCTGCTTCATTCACTGGGGATGATCAATACCCCGGCACAGATCATTTCTTATAGTGCAGGAACAGCAAACAGCTTCTTTTGGAACAAAAAAGTGACTTTTCGTGACCGTGACGCCGTTAAGGCTGGATCTGACCGGCTGCAGCTGGTGAAATTTATCGTACTCAATCTGGTGGTGCTTGGAATATCAGTGCTGCTGATGCATCTTCTGACAGACAGCTTCGGGCTTCAGGTATTGATTGCCAAGGTGCTCGTTACGTTTGTCACTGTGATTATCAATTTCTTCGGAAGCCGCATGTGGGTATTTTAA
- a CDS encoding class D sortase, whose protein sequence is MRKFSYLIILAGILVMLYPKANEWYNDRQQDKLLKEAEQAYSEIAPTSQPDLEKPYAEVTQLLTEESADEEQVQPSAQPSPEIKVGGKIIGIIQIDRIDLKLPVLEGATKSNMKHAAAHMKETAPLGEVGNAAIAAHRSRTTGRLFNRLNEVKIGDTISIKTSTKEYQYEVYDISVVEPTDVSVLNGDNINKILTLITCDPLVNPTHRLIIHAKLS, encoded by the coding sequence ATGCGGAAGTTTTCCTATTTGATTATACTGGCCGGAATCCTTGTCATGCTGTATCCGAAAGCGAACGAGTGGTATAACGACAGACAACAGGATAAATTGCTGAAAGAGGCCGAACAGGCTTATAGTGAGATAGCCCCGACCTCTCAGCCGGATCTGGAAAAACCGTACGCAGAGGTGACTCAACTGCTCACAGAGGAATCAGCAGATGAAGAACAGGTGCAGCCATCAGCACAGCCCTCCCCGGAGATTAAGGTGGGCGGTAAGATCATCGGAATTATCCAGATTGACCGGATTGACTTGAAGCTGCCTGTTTTAGAGGGGGCGACCAAGTCTAATATGAAGCATGCTGCTGCCCATATGAAGGAGACGGCTCCGCTCGGCGAAGTCGGAAATGCAGCTATTGCCGCTCACCGGTCAAGAACTACGGGAAGACTGTTCAACCGGTTGAATGAAGTGAAGATTGGAGACACAATCTCGATCAAAACGAGTACAAAAGAGTACCAATACGAGGTTTATGATATTTCCGTAGTAGAGCCGACGGATGTATCGGTGCTGAATGGAGATAACATTAATAAAATCCTTACTCTGATTACTTGTGATCCGCTGGTAAATCCGACACACCGCTTGATAATCCACGCAAAATTGTCCTGA
- a CDS encoding transglutaminase-like domain-containing protein, producing the protein MKKFYFMLLTLFVVVTSVQTSPASAATATTGWLNTAKLDQGVVEVSYDVPADKRIKVMITKDGNSYTYNLYAFQSTESFPLQQGNGTYKVSILENTSGNKYKVISSENVELNLSNANAVYLSSVQNVKWSSSDKSIQKAKQLTQGLTTDEAKVTAIYNYIVANVKYDYKLAATVTQDYIPKNDNTLLTKKGICYDYASLFATMLRSEGIPTKLVMGNTSYVSTYHAWNEVLLNGKWVTIDTTVDAGLTKNSKETALIKIASKYSAAKFY; encoded by the coding sequence ATGAAAAAGTTCTATTTTATGTTATTAACGTTGTTTGTCGTAGTCACTTCCGTTCAGACAAGCCCAGCTTCAGCTGCAACTGCAACTACGGGCTGGTTAAATACAGCGAAACTGGATCAGGGCGTTGTCGAAGTTTCCTATGATGTCCCCGCAGACAAGCGTATCAAAGTCATGATCACTAAGGATGGCAACAGCTACACCTACAACTTATATGCTTTTCAATCCACAGAATCCTTTCCACTGCAACAGGGGAATGGCACATATAAAGTATCTATTCTTGAGAATACAAGCGGCAACAAATATAAAGTAATTTCTTCCGAAAATGTAGAACTTAACTTGAGCAATGCCAACGCCGTATACCTGAGTTCCGTACAGAACGTCAAATGGAGCTCCTCCGATAAATCCATCCAGAAAGCTAAACAGCTTACGCAAGGCCTGACAACAGATGAAGCTAAAGTAACAGCCATCTATAACTACATTGTTGCAAATGTGAAGTACGACTACAAACTGGCTGCAACTGTAACGCAGGATTATATCCCCAAGAACGACAACACATTGCTCACCAAAAAAGGGATCTGCTACGATTATGCTTCGCTATTTGCAACCATGCTGCGCAGTGAAGGAATCCCGACTAAATTGGTAATGGGCAATACCAGTTATGTTTCAACGTACCATGCTTGGAATGAAGTATTGCTTAACGGTAAATGGGTAACAATCGATACAACAGTTGATGCC